A single Comamonas sp. NLF-1-9 DNA region contains:
- the rplJ gene encoding 50S ribosomal protein L10 has protein sequence MSLNRSEKEAVISEVTELAAKAQTLVIAEYRGITVADMTKLRASARGQGVSLSVLKNTLARRAVNGSNFEVLADQMTGPLIYGFSEDAVAAAKVVADFAKTNDKLVIRGGAFAGKTLDVNGVKELASIPSKDVLLAQLCGLLMSPISRTAVVLGALATKKGEGAPAAA, from the coding sequence TTGAGTCTGAATCGCAGTGAGAAAGAAGCGGTCATCAGTGAAGTGACCGAACTCGCCGCCAAAGCTCAAACGCTCGTGATCGCCGAGTACCGTGGCATCACGGTGGCCGACATGACCAAGTTGCGTGCCAGTGCGCGCGGCCAGGGTGTGAGTCTGAGTGTTCTGAAGAACACTCTGGCGCGCCGGGCCGTCAATGGCAGCAACTTCGAAGTGCTGGCCGACCAGATGACCGGCCCGCTGATCTATGGCTTCTCCGAAGACGCCGTGGCCGCCGCAAAGGTGGTGGCCGATTTCGCGAAGACCAACGACAAGCTGGTGATTCGCGGCGGTGCCTTCGCGGGCAAGACCCTGGACGTGAACGGCGTGAAGGAGCTGGCCAGCATTCCCTCCAAGGACGTGCTGCTGGCCCAGCTGTGTGGCTTGCTCATGTCGCCGATTTCCCGCACCGCGGTGGTGCTGGGCGCGCTGGCGACGAAGAAGGGCGAAGGTGCGCCGGCAGCCGCCTGA
- the rplL gene encoding 50S ribosomal protein L7/L12 has protein sequence MAFDKDAFLTALDGMTVLELNDLVKAIEEKFGVSAAAMAAPAAGGAAGGAAAAAEEKTEFDLVLAEVGANKVSVIKAVREITGLGLKEAKDLVDGAPKTVKEAMPKADAEAAAKKLTEAGAKAELK, from the coding sequence ATGGCATTCGACAAAGACGCATTCCTGACCGCGCTGGACGGCATGACCGTGCTGGAACTCAACGACCTGGTCAAGGCGATTGAAGAGAAGTTTGGCGTGAGCGCCGCCGCCATGGCCGCGCCGGCCGCTGGTGGCGCCGCCGGTGGCGCTGCCGCCGCAGCCGAAGAGAAGACTGAGTTCGACCTGGTGCTGGCCGAAGTGGGCGCCAACAAGGTCTCGGTCATCAAGGCGGTGCGCGAGATCACCGGCCTGGGCCTGAAGGAGGCCAAGGACCTGGTGGACGGCGCGCCCAAGACCGTCAAGGAAGCGATGCCCAAGGCCGACGCCGAGGCCGCTGCCAAGAAGCTTACCGAGGCGGGCGCCAAGGCCGAGCTCAAGTAA
- the rpoB gene encoding DNA-directed RNA polymerase subunit beta, which yields MAPTSTYSYTERKRIRKNFGTRDSVLEVPYLLQMQKDAYTAFLQAEVPPKKRTAEGLQAAFLSAFPIVSHNGFVEMKFVEYNLAKPTFDVRECQTRGLTFASAVRARVQLIIYDRDASTKDSKVVKEVKEQEVYMGEVPRMTDKGSFVINGTERVIVSQLHRSPGVFFEHDKGKTHSSGKLLFSARIIPYRGSWLDFEFDPKDILYFRVDRRRKMPVTILLKAIGLNNEQILAHFFVNDNFRLMDSGAQMEFVADRLKGEVARFDITDKSGKVVVAKDKRITARHTRELEQSKTSWISVPEDFLIGRVLAHNIVDGDTGEIIAKANDELTEALLKTLRTAGVKELPCIHTNELDQGPYISQTLRMDETSDEFAARVAIYRMMRPGEPPTEDAVQALFQRLFYNHDTYDLSRVGRMKFNAKVGREESTGPMVLSNEDILAVVKILVDLRNGKGEVDDIDHLGNRRVRCVGELAENQYRTGLARIEKAVKERLGQAEQDPLMPHDLINSKPISAALKEFFGASQLSQFMDQTNPLAEITHKRRVSALGPGGLTRERAGFEVRDVHVTHYGRVCPIETPEGPNIGLINSLALYARLNEYGFIETPYRRVVDGKVTDEIDYLSAIEEGKYIIAQANAALDDKGRLTGELVSAREQGESTLVSADRVQYMDVSPAQIVSVAASLVPFLEHNDANRALMGANMSRQAVPVLRPEKPLVGTGIERVAAIDSGTVVTAERGGVVDYVDATRIVIRVHDDEAVAGEVGVDIYNLIKYQRSNQNTNIHQRPIVKKGDVLAKGDVIADGASTDLGEIAIGQNMLIAFMPWNGYNFEDSILISERVVADDRYTSVHIEELVVMARDTKLGAEEITRDIPNLSEQQLNRLDDSGIIYVGAEVQPGDTLVGKVTPKGETTLTPEEKLLRAIFGEKASDVKDTSLRVEQGSQGTVIDVQVFTREGIQRDKRAQQIIDDELKRYRLDLNDRLRIVEADAFDRIEKLLTGKVANGGPNKLPKGSKLDKAYLASVDRHHWFDIRLADDTVAAQLESMKNAMEHTRHEFDLAFEEKRKKLTQGDELPAGVLKMVKVYLAVKRRLQPGDKMAGRHGNKGVVSKIVPVEDMPYMEDGTPADIVLNPLGVPSRMNIGQVLEVHLGWAAKGLGQRIADMLDQQAKVAELRKFMEKIYTTRGRKDGLALLGDEDLLAMAQELRSGVPFASPVFDGATEEEIKEMLQLAYPDEIAKAKGLTAPRTQAWLYDGRTGERFERPTTVGYMHYLKLHHLVDDKMHARSTGPYSLVTQQPLGGKAQFGGQRFGEMEVWALEAYGAAYVLQEMLTVKSDDVQGRTKVYENIVKGEHSIEAGMPESFNVLIKEIRSLGLDIELDRS from the coding sequence ATGGCCCCAACATCCACGTACAGCTATACCGAACGCAAACGCATCCGCAAGAATTTCGGCACGCGCGACAGCGTGCTCGAAGTGCCCTACCTGCTGCAGATGCAAAAGGACGCTTACACCGCGTTCCTGCAGGCCGAAGTCCCTCCGAAGAAACGCACTGCCGAAGGTCTGCAGGCCGCTTTCCTGTCGGCTTTCCCCATCGTCTCGCACAACGGCTTCGTGGAGATGAAGTTCGTCGAGTACAACCTGGCCAAGCCCACGTTCGACGTGCGCGAATGCCAGACGCGCGGCCTCACGTTCGCCTCGGCCGTGCGCGCGCGCGTGCAGCTCATCATCTACGACCGCGACGCCTCGACCAAGGACTCCAAGGTGGTCAAGGAGGTCAAGGAGCAAGAGGTCTACATGGGCGAAGTGCCGCGCATGACGGACAAGGGCTCCTTCGTGATCAACGGCACCGAGCGCGTGATCGTCAGCCAGCTGCACCGCTCGCCCGGCGTGTTCTTCGAGCACGACAAGGGCAAGACGCACAGCTCTGGCAAGCTGCTGTTCTCGGCGCGCATCATTCCCTATCGCGGCTCCTGGCTGGACTTCGAGTTCGACCCCAAGGACATCCTGTACTTCCGCGTGGACCGTCGGCGCAAGATGCCGGTGACCATCTTGCTCAAGGCGATCGGCCTGAACAACGAGCAGATCCTGGCGCACTTCTTCGTCAACGACAACTTCCGCCTGATGGATTCGGGCGCGCAGATGGAATTCGTCGCCGATCGCCTCAAGGGCGAGGTGGCGCGCTTTGACATCACCGACAAGTCGGGCAAGGTGGTCGTTGCCAAGGACAAGCGCATCACCGCGCGCCATACGCGCGAGCTCGAGCAGTCCAAGACGAGCTGGATCAGCGTGCCCGAGGACTTTCTCATCGGCCGCGTGCTCGCGCACAACATTGTCGACGGCGACACCGGCGAGATCATCGCCAAGGCCAACGACGAGCTGACCGAGGCGCTGCTCAAGACGCTGCGCACGGCGGGCGTGAAGGAGCTGCCCTGCATCCACACCAATGAGCTCGATCAGGGGCCTTACATCTCGCAGACCCTGCGCATGGACGAGACCAGCGACGAGTTCGCCGCGCGCGTGGCCATCTACCGCATGATGCGCCCCGGCGAGCCGCCGACCGAGGACGCGGTGCAGGCCTTGTTCCAGCGCCTGTTCTACAACCACGACACCTACGACTTGTCGCGCGTGGGGCGCATGAAGTTCAACGCCAAGGTAGGCCGCGAGGAATCGACCGGCCCCATGGTGCTGTCCAACGAGGACATCCTGGCCGTGGTCAAGATCCTGGTCGATCTGCGCAACGGCAAGGGCGAGGTCGACGACATCGACCATCTGGGCAATCGCCGCGTGCGCTGCGTGGGCGAGCTCGCCGAGAACCAGTACCGCACGGGCTTGGCGCGCATCGAGAAGGCCGTGAAGGAGCGCCTGGGTCAGGCCGAGCAAGACCCCTTGATGCCGCACGACCTGATCAACTCCAAGCCGATTTCCGCCGCGCTCAAGGAGTTCTTCGGTGCCTCGCAGCTCAGCCAGTTCATGGACCAGACCAACCCGCTGGCCGAGATCACGCACAAGCGCCGCGTTTCGGCCCTCGGCCCGGGGGGCCTGACGCGCGAGCGCGCCGGTTTTGAAGTGCGCGACGTGCACGTCACGCACTACGGCCGCGTGTGCCCGATCGAAACGCCTGAAGGCCCGAACATCGGCCTGATCAATTCGCTCGCCTTGTACGCGCGCCTGAACGAGTACGGCTTCATCGAGACGCCCTACCGCCGCGTGGTCGATGGCAAGGTGACCGACGAGATCGACTACCTCTCGGCCATTGAAGAGGGCAAGTACATCATTGCCCAGGCCAATGCGGCGCTGGACGACAAGGGGCGCCTCACCGGCGAACTGGTGAGCGCGCGCGAGCAGGGCGAATCCACGCTGGTCTCGGCCGACCGCGTGCAGTACATGGACGTCTCGCCCGCGCAGATCGTCTCGGTGGCGGCCTCTCTCGTGCCCTTCCTGGAGCACAACGACGCCAACCGCGCGCTGATGGGCGCCAACATGTCGCGCCAGGCGGTGCCGGTACTGCGCCCCGAAAAGCCCCTGGTGGGCACGGGCATAGAGCGCGTGGCCGCGATCGACTCGGGTACCGTGGTGACGGCCGAGCGCGGCGGCGTGGTCGATTACGTGGATGCAACCCGCATCGTGATCCGCGTGCACGACGACGAGGCCGTGGCCGGCGAAGTGGGTGTGGACATCTACAACCTGATCAAGTACCAGCGCTCCAACCAGAACACCAACATCCACCAGCGCCCCATCGTCAAGAAGGGCGACGTACTGGCCAAGGGCGACGTGATTGCCGACGGTGCTTCGACCGACCTGGGCGAGATCGCGATCGGGCAGAACATGCTGATCGCCTTCATGCCCTGGAACGGCTACAACTTCGAGGATTCCATCCTGATCAGCGAGCGCGTGGTGGCCGACGACCGCTATACCAGCGTGCACATCGAAGAGCTCGTGGTGATGGCGCGCGACACCAAGCTCGGTGCCGAGGAAATCACGCGCGACATTCCCAACCTCTCGGAGCAGCAGCTCAATCGTCTGGACGACTCGGGCATCATCTACGTGGGCGCCGAGGTGCAGCCGGGCGACACGCTGGTCGGCAAGGTCACGCCCAAGGGCGAGACCACGCTGACGCCGGAAGAAAAGCTGCTGCGCGCAATCTTTGGCGAGAAGGCCTCCGACGTGAAGGACACCTCGCTGCGCGTGGAGCAGGGCAGCCAGGGCACGGTGATCGACGTGCAGGTGTTCACCCGCGAAGGCATACAGCGCGACAAGCGTGCGCAGCAGATCATCGACGACGAGCTCAAGCGCTATCGCCTGGACCTGAACGACCGCCTGCGCATCGTCGAGGCCGACGCGTTCGACCGCATCGAGAAGCTGCTTACCGGCAAGGTCGCCAACGGCGGACCGAACAAGCTGCCCAAGGGCAGCAAGCTGGACAAGGCTTACCTTGCGAGCGTCGATCGCCACCACTGGTTCGACATCCGCCTGGCGGACGACACCGTGGCTGCGCAGCTCGAATCCATGAAGAACGCGATGGAGCACACGCGCCACGAGTTCGACCTGGCGTTTGAAGAAAAGCGCAAGAAGCTCACCCAGGGCGACGAGCTGCCTGCGGGCGTGCTCAAGATGGTCAAGGTCTACCTGGCCGTCAAGCGCCGCCTGCAACCCGGCGACAAGATGGCCGGGCGCCATGGCAACAAGGGTGTGGTGTCCAAGATCGTCCCCGTCGAAGACATGCCCTACATGGAAGACGGCACGCCGGCCGACATCGTCCTGAACCCGCTGGGCGTGCCCTCGCGCATGAACATCGGCCAGGTGCTGGAAGTGCACCTGGGCTGGGCCGCCAAGGGGCTGGGCCAGCGCATTGCCGACATGCTCGACCAGCAGGCCAAGGTGGCCGAGCTGCGCAAGTTCATGGAGAAGATCTACACCACCCGCGGGCGCAAGGACGGCCTGGCGCTGCTGGGCGACGAGGATCTGCTGGCCATGGCGCAGGAGCTGCGCTCGGGCGTGCCGTTTGCCTCTCCGGTCTTCGACGGCGCGACCGAAGAAGAGATCAAGGAGATGCTGCAACTGGCCTACCCGGACGAGATCGCCAAGGCCAAGGGCCTGACCGCGCCGCGCACCCAGGCCTGGCTCTACGACGGGCGCACCGGCGAGCGTTTCGAGCGCCCGACCACCGTGGGCTACATGCACTACCTGAAGCTGCACCATCTGGTCGACGACAAGATGCACGCGCGCTCTACCGGCCCGTACTCGCTGGTCACGCAGCAGCCTCTGGGCGGCAAGGCGCAGTTTGGCGGCCAGCGCTTCGGCGAGATGGAAGTCTGGGCGCTGGAAGCCTACGGCGCGGCCTATGTGCTGCAGGAGATGCTCACGGTGAAGTCCGACGACGTGCAGGGCCGCACCAAGGTCTACGAGAACATCGTCAAGGGCGAGCACTCGATCGAGGCAGGCATGCCCGAATCCTTCAACGTGCTGATCAAGGAGATCCGCTCGCTGGGTCTGGATATCGAGTTGGACCGCTCCTGA
- the rpoC gene encoding DNA-directed RNA polymerase subunit beta', translating into MKSLLDLFKQFTPDEHFDAIKIGLASPEKIHSWSFGEVKKPETINYRTFKPERDGLFCAKIFGPIKDYECLCGKYKRLKHRGVICEKCGVEVTQAKVRRERMGHIDLAAPCAHIWFLKSLPSRLGLVLDMTLRDIERVLYFEAYVVTDPGMTPLKKGSIMSEDDYDAKVQEYGDEFVAKMGAEGIKDLLQGIELEPEIERLRGDLTGSEAKVKKNTKRLKVLEAFKKSGIKPEWMILEVLPVLPPDLRPLVPLDGGRFATSDLNDLYRRVINRNSRLRRLLELKAPEIIARNEKRMLQEAVDSLLDNGRRGKAMTGANKRALKSLADMIKGKGGRFRQNLLGKRVDYSGRSVITVGPQLKLHQCGLPKLMALELFKPFIFSRLEAMGIATTIKAAKKEVEAGTPVVWDILEEVIREHPVMLNRAPTLHRLGIQAFEPILIEGKAIQLHPLVCAAFNADFDGDQMAVHVPLSVEAQLEARTLMLASNNVLFPASGEPSIVPSQDVVLGLYHATRERINGKGEGMGFMDVAEVQRALDAGVVELTSKIRVRLTEWNKNKDSGEFEASTSVVETTVGRALLSEILPRGLAFSNLNKALKKKEISKLINASFRKCGLKETVVFADKLLQNGFRLATHAGISISVDDMLVPPQKADILARAEAEVKEIEQQYVSGLVTAGERYNKVVDIWGKAGDDVSKVMMDQLKVEKTVDRHGKEVEQESFNSIYMMADSGARGSAAQIRQLAGMRGLMAKPDGSIIETPITANFREGLNVLQYFISTHGARKGLADTALKTANSGYLTRRLVDVTQDLVVTEDDCETHNGALMRAVVDGGEVIESLRERILGRVAADDVLHPETRAVLATAGTLLSEDVIDELEHAGVDEVKVRTPLTCDTRYGLCAKCYGRDLGRGGLINLGEAVGVIAAQSIGEPGTQLTMRTFHIGGAASRAAVASGVEAKSNGNVGFNTTMRYVTNSKGELVVISRSGEIVIHDEHGRERERHRVPYGATLHVQADQQIKAGTHLAHWDPLTRPIITEYAGRVKFENIEEGLTVAKQVDDVTGLSTLVVIDPKRRGSAKVVRPLVKLIDASGNEVKIPGTDHAVAIGFQVGALIQVRDGQDVGPGEVLARIPVEGQKTRDITGGLPRVAELFEARSPKDKGMLAEMTGTISFGKETKGKVRLQITDPDGHVWDELVPKEKNILVHEGQVVNKGEHIVDGPADPQDILRLLGIEELARYIVDEVQDVYRLQGVKINDKHIEVIVRQMLRRVVIDNPGESGYIQGEQVERSEVLNTNEALQKDGKIPATYTNLLLGITKASLSTDSFISAASFQETTRVLTEAAIMGKRDELRGLKENVIVGRLIPAGTGLAYHKARKAKEQMDEAERRAIEEAEAAELAAAGEDEAATAHDEGGDAAR; encoded by the coding sequence ATGAAATCGCTACTCGACCTGTTCAAGCAATTCACGCCCGATGAGCACTTTGATGCCATCAAGATCGGCCTGGCGTCGCCCGAGAAGATTCACTCCTGGTCCTTCGGTGAAGTCAAGAAGCCCGAGACCATCAACTACCGCACCTTCAAGCCCGAGCGCGACGGCCTGTTCTGCGCCAAGATCTTCGGCCCGATCAAGGACTACGAGTGCCTGTGCGGCAAGTACAAGCGCCTGAAGCACCGCGGCGTGATCTGCGAAAAGTGCGGCGTGGAAGTCACCCAGGCCAAGGTGCGCCGCGAGCGCATGGGCCACATCGACCTGGCCGCGCCCTGCGCGCACATCTGGTTCCTGAAATCGTTGCCCTCGCGTCTGGGCCTGGTGCTGGACATGACGCTGCGCGACATCGAGCGCGTGCTCTACTTTGAAGCCTACGTAGTCACCGACCCGGGCATGACGCCGCTCAAGAAGGGCAGCATCATGAGCGAGGACGACTACGACGCCAAGGTGCAGGAATACGGCGACGAGTTCGTCGCCAAGATGGGTGCCGAAGGCATCAAGGACTTGCTGCAAGGCATAGAGCTGGAGCCCGAGATCGAGCGCCTGCGCGGCGACCTCACCGGCTCGGAAGCCAAGGTCAAGAAGAACACCAAGCGCCTGAAGGTGCTCGAAGCCTTCAAGAAGTCCGGCATCAAGCCCGAGTGGATGATTCTGGAAGTGCTGCCGGTGCTGCCCCCGGACCTGCGTCCGCTGGTGCCGCTCGATGGCGGGCGCTTTGCCACGTCCGACCTGAACGACTTGTACCGCCGCGTCATCAACCGCAACAGCCGTCTGCGCCGCCTGCTCGAATTGAAGGCGCCGGAAATCATCGCGCGCAACGAAAAGCGCATGCTGCAAGAGGCCGTGGACAGCCTGCTGGACAACGGCCGCCGCGGCAAGGCGATGACGGGCGCGAACAAGCGCGCGCTCAAGTCGCTGGCGGACATGATCAAGGGCAAGGGCGGGCGCTTCCGCCAGAACCTGCTGGGCAAGCGCGTGGACTACTCCGGCCGCTCGGTGATCACCGTGGGCCCGCAGCTCAAGCTCCATCAGTGCGGCTTGCCCAAGCTGATGGCGCTGGAACTGTTCAAGCCCTTCATCTTCTCGCGCCTGGAGGCCATGGGCATCGCCACGACCATCAAGGCCGCCAAGAAGGAAGTGGAAGCCGGCACGCCCGTGGTGTGGGACATCCTGGAGGAAGTCATCCGCGAGCACCCGGTGATGCTCAACCGCGCGCCCACGCTGCACCGCTTAGGGATCCAGGCCTTCGAGCCCATCCTGATCGAAGGCAAGGCCATCCAGCTTCACCCGCTGGTCTGCGCCGCCTTCAACGCCGACTTCGACGGCGACCAGATGGCCGTGCACGTGCCGCTGTCGGTGGAAGCGCAGCTCGAAGCGCGCACGCTGATGCTGGCGTCCAACAACGTGCTCTTCCCCGCCTCGGGCGAACCCTCCATCGTGCCCTCGCAGGACGTGGTGCTGGGTCTGTACCACGCCACGCGCGAGCGCATCAACGGCAAGGGCGAAGGCATGGGTTTCATGGACGTGGCCGAGGTGCAGCGCGCGCTGGACGCCGGCGTGGTCGAGCTCACCAGCAAGATCCGCGTGCGCCTGACCGAATGGAACAAGAACAAGGACAGCGGCGAGTTCGAGGCTTCGACCTCGGTGGTGGAAACCACGGTGGGCCGCGCGTTGCTGTCCGAGATCCTGCCTCGCGGCCTGGCGTTTTCCAACCTGAACAAGGCGCTGAAGAAAAAGGAAATCTCCAAGCTCATCAATGCGTCGTTTCGCAAGTGCGGCCTGAAGGAAACCGTGGTGTTTGCCGACAAGCTGCTGCAAAACGGCTTCCGCCTGGCCACGCACGCGGGCATCTCCATCTCGGTCGACGACATGCTGGTGCCGCCGCAAAAGGCCGACATCCTGGCGCGCGCCGAGGCCGAGGTGAAAGAGATCGAGCAGCAGTACGTCTCCGGCCTGGTCACGGCGGGCGAGCGCTACAACAAGGTGGTCGATATCTGGGGCAAGGCCGGTGACGACGTCTCCAAGGTCATGATGGACCAGCTCAAGGTCGAGAAGACCGTGGACCGCCACGGCAAGGAGGTCGAGCAGGAGTCCTTCAACTCCATCTACATGATGGCCGACTCGGGCGCGCGTGGTTCGGCGGCGCAGATCCGCCAGCTCGCGGGCATGCGCGGCCTGATGGCCAAGCCCGACGGCTCGATCATCGAGACGCCGATCACGGCCAACTTCCGTGAAGGCCTGAACGTGCTGCAGTACTTCATCTCCACGCACGGCGCGCGCAAGGGCCTGGCGGACACGGCGCTCAAGACCGCCAACTCCGGCTACCTCACGCGCCGCCTGGTGGACGTGACGCAAGACCTGGTGGTCACCGAGGACGACTGCGAAACGCACAACGGCGCGCTGATGCGCGCGGTGGTCGACGGCGGCGAGGTCATCGAATCCCTGCGCGAGCGCATCCTCGGTCGCGTGGCGGCCGACGACGTGCTGCACCCCGAAACCCGTGCGGTGCTGGCCACGGCCGGCACGCTGCTGTCGGAAGACGTGATCGACGAGCTCGAGCACGCCGGCGTGGACGAGGTCAAAGTGCGCACGCCGCTGACCTGCGACACCCGCTACGGCCTGTGCGCCAAGTGCTACGGGCGCGATCTGGGCCGCGGCGGACTGATCAACCTGGGCGAGGCCGTGGGCGTGATCGCCGCGCAGTCCATCGGCGAGCCTGGCACGCAGCTGACCATGCGCACCTTCCACATCGGCGGCGCGGCATCGCGCGCGGCCGTGGCCTCGGGCGTGGAAGCCAAGAGCAACGGCAACGTGGGCTTCAACACCACGATGCGCTACGTCACCAACTCCAAGGGCGAGCTGGTGGTGATCTCGCGCTCGGGCGAAATCGTCATCCACGACGAGCACGGCCGCGAGCGTGAACGCCATCGCGTGCCCTACGGCGCAACGCTGCACGTGCAGGCCGACCAGCAAATCAAGGCCGGCACGCACCTGGCGCACTGGGATCCGCTCACCCGCCCCATCATCACCGAGTACGCCGGGCGCGTGAAATTCGAGAACATCGAAGAAGGCCTGACGGTGGCCAAGCAGGTGGACGACGTGACGGGCCTCTCGACGCTGGTCGTGATCGACCCCAAGCGCCGCGGCTCGGCCAAGGTGGTGCGCCCGCTGGTCAAGCTGATCGATGCCAGCGGCAACGAGGTGAAGATCCCCGGCACCGACCACGCGGTGGCCATCGGCTTTCAGGTCGGCGCGCTGATCCAGGTGCGTGACGGCCAGGACGTCGGCCCCGGCGAGGTGCTGGCGCGCATCCCGGTCGAAGGCCAGAAGACGCGCGACATCACCGGTGGTCTGCCGCGCGTGGCCGAGCTGTTCGAAGCGCGCAGCCCCAAGGACAAGGGCATGCTCGCCGAGATGACCGGCACCATCTCCTTCGGCAAGGAAACCAAGGGCAAGGTGCGCCTGCAGATCACCGACCCGGACGGCCACGTCTGGGACGAACTCGTGCCCAAGGAGAAGAACATCCTGGTGCACGAAGGCCAGGTGGTGAACAAGGGCGAGCACATCGTCGACGGCCCGGCCGACCCGCAGGACATCCTGCGCCTGCTGGGCATCGAGGAGCTCGCGCGCTACATCGTCGATGAGGTGCAAGACGTCTACCGCCTGCAGGGCGTGAAGATCAACGACAAGCACATCGAGGTGATCGTGCGCCAGATGCTGCGCCGCGTCGTGATCGACAACCCCGGCGAGTCCGGCTACATCCAGGGCGAGCAGGTCGAGCGCTCCGAGGTGCTCAACACCAACGAGGCGCTGCAAAAGGACGGCAAGATCCCCGCGACATACACCAACCTGCTGCTGGGCATTACCAAGGCCTCGCTGTCCACGGACTCCTTCATCTCCGCCGCGTCCTTCCAGGAGACGACCCGCGTGCTCACCGAAGCGGCCATCATGGGCAAGCGCGACGAGCTGCGCGGCCTGAAGGAAAACGTCATCGTCGGCCGCCTGATTCCCGCCGGCACCGGCCTGGCCTACCACAAGGCACGCAAGGCCAAGGAACAGATGGACGAAGCCGAGCGCCGCGCCATCGAAGAGGCCGAGGCGGCCGAGCTGGCCGCTGCCGGCGAGGACGAAGCCGCCACCGCCCATGACGAGGGCGGCGACGCTGCCCGGTAA
- a CDS encoding LemA family protein, giving the protein MSWMHAFLLALAIALFWMVGAYNRLVRQRAAVLQAFGALDAYYLRWITLIGECLAALRGPQEDGALANACAAVDAATGQLGASLAVARARPLDGAAIAALSAGTQALAAAWQGLHQHAEGAPQPERTALALWGRQYEALRQQSLPTREAFNAAVQAYNGAIGQFPANLLAWLFGFRRSQGL; this is encoded by the coding sequence ATGAGCTGGATGCACGCCTTCCTTCTTGCGCTGGCCATCGCGCTGTTCTGGATGGTGGGCGCCTACAACCGCCTGGTACGCCAGCGCGCGGCGGTGCTGCAGGCCTTCGGCGCGCTCGATGCCTACTACCTGCGCTGGATCACGCTGATTGGCGAATGCCTGGCGGCGCTGCGCGGCCCGCAGGAAGACGGCGCGCTGGCCAACGCCTGCGCTGCGGTGGACGCGGCCACTGGCCAGCTCGGGGCCTCGCTTGCGGTGGCGCGCGCGCGCCCGCTCGACGGCGCGGCCATTGCCGCGCTGAGCGCGGGCACCCAGGCGCTGGCCGCTGCCTGGCAAGGCCTGCACCAGCACGCCGAGGGCGCGCCGCAGCCCGAACGCACCGCCCTGGCCTTGTGGGGCCGCCAGTACGAGGCGCTGCGCCAGCAAAGCCTGCCCACGCGCGAAGCCTTCAACGCTGCGGTGCAGGCCTACAACGGCGCCATCGGCCAGTTCCCGGCCAATCTGCTGGCCTGGCTGTTCGGCTTTCGCCGCAGCCAGGGCCTGTGA